A single genomic interval of Homo sapiens chromosome 15, GRCh38.p14 Primary Assembly harbors:
- the VPS18 gene encoding vacuolar protein sorting-associated protein 18 homolog isoform X1: protein MYISGNIDLGKANEPNHVELGRKDDAKVHKMFLDHTGSHLLIALSSTEVLYVNRNGQKVRPLARWKGQLVESVGWNKALGTESSTGPILVGTAQGHIFEAELSASEGGLFGPAPDLYFRPLYVLNEEGGPAPVCSLEAERGPDGRSFVIATTRQRLFQFIGRAAEGAEAQGFSGLFAAYTDHPPPFREFPSNLGYSELAFYTPKLRSAPRAFAWMMGDGVLYGALDCGRPDSLLSEERVWEYPEGVGPGASPPLAIVLTQFHFLLLLADRVEAVCTLTGQVVLRDHFLEKFGPLKHMVKDSSTGQLWAYTERAVFRYHVQREARDVWRTYLDMNRFDLAKEYCRERPDCLDTVLAREADFCFRQRRYLESARCYALTQSYFEEIALKFLEARQEEALAEFLQRKLASLKPAERTQATLLTTWLTELYLSRLGALQGDPEALTLYRETKECFRTFLSSPRHKEWLFASRASIHELLASHGDTEHMVYFAVIMQDYERVVAYHCQHEAYEEALAVLARHRDPQLFYKFSPILIRHIPRQLVDAWIEMGSRLDARQLIPALVNYSQGGEVQQVSQAIRYMEFCVNVLGETEQAIHNYLLSLYARGRPDSLLAYLEQAGASPHRVHYDLKYALRLCAEHGHHRACVHVYKVLELYEEAVDLALQVDVDLAKQCADLPEEDEELRKKLWLKIARHVVQEEEDVQTAMACLASCPLLKIEDVLPFFPDFVTIDHFKEAICSSLKAYNHHIQELQREMEEATASAQRIRRDLQELRGRYGTVEPQDKCATCDFPLLNRPFYLFLCGHMFHADCLLQAVRPGLPAYKQARLEELQRKLGAAPPPAKGSARAKEAEGGAATAGPSREQLKADLDELVAAECVYCGELMIRSIDRPFIDPQRYEEEQLSWL from the exons ATGTATATTTCAGGGAA CATTGACTTGGGCAAGGCAAATGAGCCCAACCACGTGGAGCTGGGACGTAAGGATGACGCAAAAGTTCACAAGATGTTCCTTGACCATACTG GCTCTCACCTGCTGATTGCCCTGAGCAGCACGGAGGTCCTCTACGTGAACCGAAATGGACAGAAGGTACGGCCACTAGCACGCTGGAAGGGGCAGCTGGTGGAGAGTGTGGGTTGGAACAAGGCACTGGGCACGGAGAGCAGCACAGGCCCCATCCTGGTCGGGACTGCCCAAGGCCACATCTTTGAAGCAGAGCTCTCAGCCAGCGAAGGTGGGCTTTTCGGCCCTGCTCCGGATCTCTACTTCCGCCCATTGTACGTGCTAAATGAAGAAGGGGGTCCAGCACCTGTGTGCTCCCTTGAGGCCGAGCGGGGCCCTGATGGGCGTAGCTTTGTTATTGCCACCACTCGGCAGCGCCTCTTCCAGTTCATAGGCCGAGCAGCAGAGGGGGCTGAGGCCCAGGGTTTCTCAGGGCTCTTTGCAGCTTACACGGACCACCCACCCCCATTCCGTGAGTTTCCCAGCAACCTGGGCTACAGTGAGTTGGCCTTCTACACCCCCAAGCTGCGCTCCGCACCCCGGGCCTTCGCCTGGATGATGGGGGATGGTGTGTTGTATGGGGCATTGGACTGTGGGCGCCCTGACTCTCTGCTGAGCGAGGAGCGAGTCTGGGAGTACCCAGAGGGGGTAGGGCCTGGGGCCAGCCCACCCCTAGCCATCGTCTTGACCCAGTTCCACTTCCTGCTGCTACTGGCAGACCGGGTGGAGGCAGTGTGCACACTGACCGGGCAGGTGGTGCTGCGGGATCACTTCCTGGAGAAATTTGGGCCGCTGAAGCACATGGTGAAGGACTCCTCCACAGGCCAGCTGTGGGCCTACACTGAGCGGGCTGTCTTCCGCTACCACGTGCAACGGGAGGCCCGAGATGTCTGGCGCACCTATCTGGACATGAACCGCTTCGATCTGGCCAAAGAGTATTGTCGAGAGCGGCCCGACTGCCTGGACACGGTCCTGGCCCGGGAGGCCGATTTCTGCTTTCGCCAGCGTCGCTACCTGGAGAGCGCACGCTGCTATGCCCTGACCCAGAGCTACTTTGAGGAGATTGCCCTCAAGTTCCTGGAGGCCCGACAGGAGGAGGCTCTGGCTGAGTTCCTGCAGCGAAAACTGGCCAGTTTGAAGCCAGCCGAACGTACCCAGGCCACACTGCTGACCACCTGGCTGACAGAGCTCTACCTGAGCCGGCTTGGGGCTCTGCAGGGCGACCCAGAGGCCCTGACTCTCTACCGAGAAACCAAGGAATGCTTTCGAACCTTCCTCAGCAGCCCCCGCCACAAAGAGTGGCTCTTTGCCAGCCGGGCCTCTATCCATGAGCTGCTCGCCAGTCATGGGGACACAGAACACATGGTGTACTTTGCAGTGATCATGCAGGACTATGAGCGGGTGGTGGCTTACCACTGTCAGCACGAGGCCTACGAGGAGGCCCTGGCCGTGCTCGCCCGCCACCGTGACCCCCAGCTCTTCTACAAGTTCTCACCCATCCTCATCCGTCACATCCCCCGCCAGCTTGTAGATGCCTGGATTGAGATGGGCAGCCGGCTGGATGCTCGTCAGCTCATTCCTGCCCTGGTGAACTACAGCCAGGGTGGTGAGGTCCAGCAGGTGAGCCAGGCCATCCGCTACATGGAGTTCTGCGTGAACGTGCTGGGGGAGACTGAGCAGGCCATCCACAACTACCTGCTGTCACTGTATGCCCGTGGCCGGCCGGACTCACTACTGGCCTATCTGGAGCAGGCTGGGGCCAGCCCCCACCGGGTGCATTACGACCTCAAGTATGCGCTGCGGCTCTGCGCCGAGCATGGCCACCACCGCGCTTGTGTCCATGTCTACAAGGTCCTAGAGCTGTATGAGGAGGCCGTGGACCTGGCCCTGCAG GTGGATGTGGACCTGGCCAAGCAGTGTGCAGACCTGCCTGAGGAGGATGAGGAATTGCGCAAGAAGCTGTGGCTGAAGATCGCACGGCACGTGGTGCAGGAAGAGGAAGATGTACAGACAGCCATGGCTTGCCTGGCTAGCTGCCCCTTGCTCAAGATTGAGGATGTGCTGCCCTTCTTTCCTGATTTCGTCACCATCGACCACTTCAAGGAGGCGATCTGCAGCTCACTTAAGGCCTACAACCACCACATCCAGGAGCTGCAGCGGGAGATGGAAGAGGCTACAGCCAGTGCCCAGCGCATCCGGCGAGACCTGCAGGAGCTGCGGGGCCGCTACGGCACTGTGGAGCCCCAGGACAAATGTGCCACCTGCGACTTCCCCCTGCTCAACCGCCCTTTTTACCTCTTCCTCTGTGGCCATATGTTCCATGCTGACTGCCTGCTGCAGGCTGTGCGACCTGGCCTGCCAGCCTACAAGCAGGCCCGGCTGGAGGAGCTGCAGAGGAAGCTGGGGGCTGctccacccccagccaagggcTCTGCCCGGGCCAAGGAGGCCGAGGGTGGGGCTGCCACGGCAGGGCCCAGCCGGGAACAGCTCAAGGCTGACCTGGATGAGTTGGTGGCCGCTGAGTGTGTGTACTGTGGGGAGCTGATGATCCGCTCTATCGACCGGCCGTTCATCGACCCCCAGCGCTACGAGGAGGAGCAGCTCAGTTGGCTGTAG
- the VPS18 gene encoding vacuolar protein sorting-associated protein 18 homolog, which produces MASILDEYENSLSRSAVLQPGCPSVGIPHSGYVNAQLEKEVPIFTKQRIDFTPSERITSLVVSSNQLCMSLGKDTLLRIDLGKANEPNHVELGRKDDAKVHKMFLDHTGSHLLIALSSTEVLYVNRNGQKVRPLARWKGQLVESVGWNKALGTESSTGPILVGTAQGHIFEAELSASEGGLFGPAPDLYFRPLYVLNEEGGPAPVCSLEAERGPDGRSFVIATTRQRLFQFIGRAAEGAEAQGFSGLFAAYTDHPPPFREFPSNLGYSELAFYTPKLRSAPRAFAWMMGDGVLYGALDCGRPDSLLSEERVWEYPEGVGPGASPPLAIVLTQFHFLLLLADRVEAVCTLTGQVVLRDHFLEKFGPLKHMVKDSSTGQLWAYTERAVFRYHVQREARDVWRTYLDMNRFDLAKEYCRERPDCLDTVLAREADFCFRQRRYLESARCYALTQSYFEEIALKFLEARQEEALAEFLQRKLASLKPAERTQATLLTTWLTELYLSRLGALQGDPEALTLYRETKECFRTFLSSPRHKEWLFASRASIHELLASHGDTEHMVYFAVIMQDYERVVAYHCQHEAYEEALAVLARHRDPQLFYKFSPILIRHIPRQLVDAWIEMGSRLDARQLIPALVNYSQGGEVQQVSQAIRYMEFCVNVLGETEQAIHNYLLSLYARGRPDSLLAYLEQAGASPHRVHYDLKYALRLCAEHGHHRACVHVYKVLELYEEAVDLALQVDVDLAKQCADLPEEDEELRKKLWLKIARHVVQEEEDVQTAMACLASCPLLKIEDVLPFFPDFVTIDHFKEAICSSLKAYNHHIQELQREMEEATASAQRIRRDLQELRGRYGTVEPQDKCATCDFPLLNRPFYLFLCGHMFHADCLLQAVRPGLPAYKQARLEELQRKLGAAPPPAKGSARAKEAEGGAATAGPSREQLKADLDELVAAECVYCGELMIRSIDRPFIDPQRYEEEQLSWL; this is translated from the exons ATGGCGTCCATCCTGGATGAGTACGAGAACTCGCTGTCCCGCTCGGCCGTCTTGCAGCCCGGCTGCCCTAGCGTGGGCATCCCCCACTCGG GGTATGTGAATGCCCAGCTGGAGAAGGAAGTGCCCATCTTCACAAAGCAGCGCATTGACTTCACCCCTTCCGAGCGCATTACCAGTCTTGTCGTCTCCAGCAATCAGCTGTGCATGAGCCTGGGCAAGGATACACTGCTCCG CATTGACTTGGGCAAGGCAAATGAGCCCAACCACGTGGAGCTGGGACGTAAGGATGACGCAAAAGTTCACAAGATGTTCCTTGACCATACTG GCTCTCACCTGCTGATTGCCCTGAGCAGCACGGAGGTCCTCTACGTGAACCGAAATGGACAGAAGGTACGGCCACTAGCACGCTGGAAGGGGCAGCTGGTGGAGAGTGTGGGTTGGAACAAGGCACTGGGCACGGAGAGCAGCACAGGCCCCATCCTGGTCGGGACTGCCCAAGGCCACATCTTTGAAGCAGAGCTCTCAGCCAGCGAAGGTGGGCTTTTCGGCCCTGCTCCGGATCTCTACTTCCGCCCATTGTACGTGCTAAATGAAGAAGGGGGTCCAGCACCTGTGTGCTCCCTTGAGGCCGAGCGGGGCCCTGATGGGCGTAGCTTTGTTATTGCCACCACTCGGCAGCGCCTCTTCCAGTTCATAGGCCGAGCAGCAGAGGGGGCTGAGGCCCAGGGTTTCTCAGGGCTCTTTGCAGCTTACACGGACCACCCACCCCCATTCCGTGAGTTTCCCAGCAACCTGGGCTACAGTGAGTTGGCCTTCTACACCCCCAAGCTGCGCTCCGCACCCCGGGCCTTCGCCTGGATGATGGGGGATGGTGTGTTGTATGGGGCATTGGACTGTGGGCGCCCTGACTCTCTGCTGAGCGAGGAGCGAGTCTGGGAGTACCCAGAGGGGGTAGGGCCTGGGGCCAGCCCACCCCTAGCCATCGTCTTGACCCAGTTCCACTTCCTGCTGCTACTGGCAGACCGGGTGGAGGCAGTGTGCACACTGACCGGGCAGGTGGTGCTGCGGGATCACTTCCTGGAGAAATTTGGGCCGCTGAAGCACATGGTGAAGGACTCCTCCACAGGCCAGCTGTGGGCCTACACTGAGCGGGCTGTCTTCCGCTACCACGTGCAACGGGAGGCCCGAGATGTCTGGCGCACCTATCTGGACATGAACCGCTTCGATCTGGCCAAAGAGTATTGTCGAGAGCGGCCCGACTGCCTGGACACGGTCCTGGCCCGGGAGGCCGATTTCTGCTTTCGCCAGCGTCGCTACCTGGAGAGCGCACGCTGCTATGCCCTGACCCAGAGCTACTTTGAGGAGATTGCCCTCAAGTTCCTGGAGGCCCGACAGGAGGAGGCTCTGGCTGAGTTCCTGCAGCGAAAACTGGCCAGTTTGAAGCCAGCCGAACGTACCCAGGCCACACTGCTGACCACCTGGCTGACAGAGCTCTACCTGAGCCGGCTTGGGGCTCTGCAGGGCGACCCAGAGGCCCTGACTCTCTACCGAGAAACCAAGGAATGCTTTCGAACCTTCCTCAGCAGCCCCCGCCACAAAGAGTGGCTCTTTGCCAGCCGGGCCTCTATCCATGAGCTGCTCGCCAGTCATGGGGACACAGAACACATGGTGTACTTTGCAGTGATCATGCAGGACTATGAGCGGGTGGTGGCTTACCACTGTCAGCACGAGGCCTACGAGGAGGCCCTGGCCGTGCTCGCCCGCCACCGTGACCCCCAGCTCTTCTACAAGTTCTCACCCATCCTCATCCGTCACATCCCCCGCCAGCTTGTAGATGCCTGGATTGAGATGGGCAGCCGGCTGGATGCTCGTCAGCTCATTCCTGCCCTGGTGAACTACAGCCAGGGTGGTGAGGTCCAGCAGGTGAGCCAGGCCATCCGCTACATGGAGTTCTGCGTGAACGTGCTGGGGGAGACTGAGCAGGCCATCCACAACTACCTGCTGTCACTGTATGCCCGTGGCCGGCCGGACTCACTACTGGCCTATCTGGAGCAGGCTGGGGCCAGCCCCCACCGGGTGCATTACGACCTCAAGTATGCGCTGCGGCTCTGCGCCGAGCATGGCCACCACCGCGCTTGTGTCCATGTCTACAAGGTCCTAGAGCTGTATGAGGAGGCCGTGGACCTGGCCCTGCAG GTGGATGTGGACCTGGCCAAGCAGTGTGCAGACCTGCCTGAGGAGGATGAGGAATTGCGCAAGAAGCTGTGGCTGAAGATCGCACGGCACGTGGTGCAGGAAGAGGAAGATGTACAGACAGCCATGGCTTGCCTGGCTAGCTGCCCCTTGCTCAAGATTGAGGATGTGCTGCCCTTCTTTCCTGATTTCGTCACCATCGACCACTTCAAGGAGGCGATCTGCAGCTCACTTAAGGCCTACAACCACCACATCCAGGAGCTGCAGCGGGAGATGGAAGAGGCTACAGCCAGTGCCCAGCGCATCCGGCGAGACCTGCAGGAGCTGCGGGGCCGCTACGGCACTGTGGAGCCCCAGGACAAATGTGCCACCTGCGACTTCCCCCTGCTCAACCGCCCTTTTTACCTCTTCCTCTGTGGCCATATGTTCCATGCTGACTGCCTGCTGCAGGCTGTGCGACCTGGCCTGCCAGCCTACAAGCAGGCCCGGCTGGAGGAGCTGCAGAGGAAGCTGGGGGCTGctccacccccagccaagggcTCTGCCCGGGCCAAGGAGGCCGAGGGTGGGGCTGCCACGGCAGGGCCCAGCCGGGAACAGCTCAAGGCTGACCTGGATGAGTTGGTGGCCGCTGAGTGTGTGTACTGTGGGGAGCTGATGATCCGCTCTATCGACCGGCCGTTCATCGACCCCCAGCGCTACGAGGAGGAGCAGCTCAGTTGGCTGTAG